Genomic DNA from Garra rufa chromosome 18, GarRuf1.0, whole genome shotgun sequence:
tgttattattatcattatattttattttcattatattttatgttttatatatatatatatatttatatatatatatatatatatatatatatatatatatatatatatatatattgtatttcttTATACTGACAGTTTGAATCTGTAACATTGCAGTATGCCAtcaatttattgtatttttaaaaattattattgttaattttataaactacatttttagatcaaacaacaaactttgtaaaattatcattggcattttaaaactaacattttcatgttattatttttcattttatttattttttctgtggATTGACAGTTTGAATCTGTATCATTGCAATACGccatcaatttatttatttattttttcaaatatgttagtaaaattattactattatttttttacttaaattacattctaaaatcaAAACGAAATTTATggtactatttttaattttattttttatttctgcgGATTGACAGTTTGAATCTGTAACATTGCAGTATTCcaacaattaattttatttttttaaatattattattttattattattattattattactattattattgttatttaatttaatttatttaataataaaatgcattctAAAATCAAAACAGATTTTGTAAAATTATCATcggcattttcaaaattaaaatgatcatgttattatttatttatttattttctttggaTTGACAGTTTGAATCTGTAACATTGCAATATGccaacaatttattttatttttaaaaatgttattattattattattactattattttattataaaatacattCTAAAATCAAAAGACAAACTTCACtgggattttaaaataaaataaaaaaagctttttataagttcatagcacttttttttttagattcagtTTTTTCAAAGCAAACACTTCACGTACGGATCATCGCTTGCTCACGCTACGGGATACGATTGCTTCACAAAGCACGGAACTCAGTGGCGCTATACTGTCTTAATGCACTGAAAAGATTTAGCAGGACTAAAGTGTAAATGTGTACTTACAGCTCACCATGAGGAGCTCCAGAAGAACGCAGAGCAGAAGCAGCGGCAGGTTCATGGTGATGGAGACGCAGACACAGAAGACAGACACATCCACAGGTGCAGACCAGACTGAGAGGAGCTTTGCTTCAGGTTCTCTGATTCCTCACCTGGGGAAGGATCACCTCTGCATTCTCGGGTTTCCTAGTTCCTATTTCCGTCTCCATGGTCACAATGTGGTCTGAGAGCGGGAACAATATATAATTGAAGCTTTCTTAACCAAACCTGTGATCTTTTGTTTTGGGTTTGATTTAGGATCGCTACAAATGCCATTTGCGTCATATCACAGATTAAATTCTACAGTTAAAGAATGGCCAGATTCACTGTAACTGTTATTATTCTGTCTTGAATAAGGCTTTTTGGCTTATATTACTAATGTAGAAAGTATCTTGACACTGAATTCACATTTATACTGTATGTCATTActttaaatgtcaaaataaataaatacaaagctAAAGTGTAATTTGGAATCAAAATAATCTTTTGATCATTTTTCAGAAACTCTGAGCCATTTTTGCAatgaattaaattatataatttaatgttaaataatatatttaataaattaaataaaacaaacaatgaaataaatttgaactgaaataaaatttaatataaaaaccttaaacttattttatttcagctagtttccaAGCAatatttcttgtttttatttagtttaacttgatgtactaaaataaccgAAGCTAaatctgaaattaaaatgaataaaaactgtattggtgtgtttaaaacaacaaaattacttcaACTAATATTAATATGaacacagaaaataaaaataaaatctaattcaaaatatttacaaacactataatagtatctcagtggtattaaataatttaatataatttttaatatttttttaaactgagaattTCTGGTGGTTTTCAGTTAAAAGGGGTTCAAAATAAttgaaatgtcaaaaaaatctgaaatcaaATTATCTATATGAGCCATTTTTGCAATTGCTTTTAactggttattttattttatttattcttttattttatttattcttttactttattttttggaGCCATTTTTACATCTGCTTTTAACTGGTTATTTCATTTTACTGACATCAAATGATCTATTTGAGCCATTATTACAATTTCTTTTaactagttattttattttatatatatatatatatatatatatatatatatatatttttatatatatatatatttttttttatatatatatatatatattttttttttatttcatttattttattgtaatctCTTTCTATTCTTTTCTCTCTGGGTTGTAGATTAAGGGGTATTTTTTAACTGTGAAAATTTCTGGTAGTTTCCAGTTAAAAGGAGTTCAAaataattggaaaaaaaaaagtcatctgAAATCAAATGATCTATTTGAACCATTTTTACAATTGCTTTTAactggttattttatttttttattttaatttttttcgattttattaatttttttattattaattatttaatcttttatattatttatttttattatttaatttttatatatatatatatatatttttttttttttttttttttactgtaaacattTCTGGTAGTTTTCAGTTAAAAGGGGttcaaaataattgacatttaaaaaataaaattgtcatCTGATTATCTGTTTGAGCCACTTTTACAATTGCTTTGAACaggttatgttatgttattttatttattattttattttgtatgttattttttatatatattttatattttatttgatttattattattacttttattaatcTATTTCTATTCTTTTCTCATTTAAAAAATGTCATCTGAAATCAAATGATCTATTTGAtctatttttatatttgatttttattatttattttttatttaattcattatttaatttaattttaattattcaattttttatattttattttattatttttttcatattttactttattttattttatgattataGTTATCAATTAAACAGGGGTGACAACAATTTTAAGTAACCATTAAAGTGAGTTGAGAGTAATTGAAACATATATATACTATATTGGGGTTATGTAATATTTCAATCAAGCTAATGAGCTAATGATCTCCTCTCGAtctgacaaaaataaaaataaatgaataaatacataaaataaggcCTCTACTGAGTTTTTAAATGGTTTGGAGTGATTTTCCATATTATTATGTAGAATTTTAAaatggtgaaaataaaataaaatagagcgGGACATCCAATTTGTCATCTGAAGTTATTCCCTCTCAAACTGCTATAGAAGACTATAAACTTTTATTACATTGTTAACATAACTACAGTCTATAAAGCAAAAGACTAAATGGTTTAGTTAATTCTTGCCAACTCTTGCAAAATCTCAGCAGTGCTGTGACATCACTGTCGCCCTAATCGCCATGACAACTGTATGAAAGATCCAATTTAAGAGGTCAGTTATTAATGAATGCCAGAGCCACGATTAATAGTCCAACTCTCTATTACACCATGACAGGACCCTGCGGGGCTTTGAGCTCAGAAGCCAGAGACATCATGTCACGGTGATGAGGAGGTTGGCGAAGAGGACTAATGGCTCTGTTGTGGTAGAATCAAGAGGGCAGAACAACAGATCAGGCGTAAAAACGGCAGCGGTCAGCACTCGGGGGAATCAGCCATGAGAAAGACACAGAGATACACAATAAATGAGATGTAGATTATGCTATGTCAGATCAAGAGGAGATCATTAGCTAACACAGAGATCACATCACGCCATTTCATCCGCATCTTCATTTTTAATGATCCGTGCTACAGATCTGGGGCAATCCCACAATTCCCAGCAGCCAGAGCTAAGAAGGATTTTTTTTGGCTGGTAAGTTTGGTCAACTGATTCAGATGacagaatttattttttctttctttctttctttccttcttactctctctctctctttaaaaattatatatatagagagagggagtaaataataagtaatatattaagagtatattatatatttaatttaaatattacataaccatttctcttgctttaatgtttaattaaaaaatgtcagCTCCTTTTAACTGAAAACTATgagaaatcataaaataaaataaaaacactaaaagTAATTGTAAAAATAGCTCAGatcacatttttgttttacatttatttatttattttgtattattttgaacCCTGTTTATCTGAAAACAACCAGAAATTTTCAtagttcaaaaaataaaataaaataaaatattaaaataaataaagtaaaatagaattgcagtattttattttattttcaccattTTAAAATGCTATATAATAATATGgaataattttaaattacattcaCTGGAGGTAACAACTGACTAAAGCTAATGTCCTGTTTTTTATGATTATGACTGAAGCTGatgacctgttttttttttttattattattattattattttttaaattactccAAACCATTTAAAAAGTCTacaaaattgtgaggaaaaatgtggggaaaaattaatttatattattttattttattttcactcaTTTAAATGACATGTACTGGAGGTAACAAACGACTAAAGCTAATATCctgttttactttattattttaatttatgaattacattttttttttttttatattccgcATAATAATATGGAATCATTTTAAATGACACTTACTGGAGCTCACACACGACTAAAGCTGGTgacctatttttattttattattttattttatttattttcaccatTTTAAAATGATGCATAATAATATGGAGTCATATTAAATGACACTTACTGGAGGTAACAAACAAGTAAAGCTGATtacctatttttattttattttattttattaaaatcacTCCAAACCGTTATTTTCactattttaaaattctgcataATAATATGGAATAATGTAAAATGATGCTCACTGGAGGTAACAAATGACTAAAGCTgatgaccagtttttttttttttaagatcactctaaaccatttaaaattatacaaaattgtgtgaatttaaaaaaaaaatatatatattttattttcaccaaTTTAAATGACATTTACTGTAGGTAACAAACGACTAAAACTAACgacctgttttattttattattttattttttaaatttaatttaagtttatttattttattttattttcactatTTTAAAATTCTACATAATAATATGCAATAATGTAAAATTACATTAACTGGAGGTAATAAATGACTAAAGATGAAgacctgttttattttattttattttattatttaaatgtattttattttcaactGGAGGTAACAAATGACTAAAGCTGatgacctgtttttttttttattttattttttttagatcactccaaaccatttaaaaattgtacaaaattgtgtgaaattttttaaatttattttattttcaccaatTTAAATGACATTTACTGGAGGTaacaaatgactaaaactaacgacctgttttattttattattttttaaatttaatttaagtttattttattttattttcaccattTTAAAATTCTGTATAATAATATGGAATAATTTAAAATGACACTTACTGGAGTAACAAACGAGTAAAgctgatgtttttattttattttagtttttttttttttttttttaattaaaatcactCCAAACCATTATTTTGACTATTTTAAAATTCTACATAATAATATGCAATAATGTAAAATTACATTAACTGGAGGTAATAAATGACTAAAAATGCAGAcctgttttattttatcttattatttaaatgtattttatttaattttcaaccGGAGGTAACAAATGACTAAAGCTAATgacctgttttattttattaatttaatttaaagtaaactttattttattttcaccatttaaaaattctgcataaTAATATGGAATAATGTTAAATGACATTCACCGGAGGTAACAAACGACTAAAGCTGATgacctgtttttattttattttatttctttttttaaatgactccaacccatttaaaaattcaacaaaattgtgtgaaaaaaatgtaatttaatttctttattttatttttaccaattTAATTGACATTTACTGGAGGTAACAAACAACTAAAGCTAATGtacctgttttattttattttattttcaccattTTAAAATTCTACATAACAATAAGGAATAATGGTAAATGACATTCACCGGAGGTAACAAATAGCTAAAGACGATAACCTGAGAATATAATTAGAGAATATAAAACCAACCTCAGCTTTTGTGTGGTaggaaaaataaattttatagCATTACACAATGAAACAAATGACAACAAGTGCTGGAAAACATAAAGACGTAGTTCTAATATATGAAAGTTGTACCACTGATGTATCAAATTTACTGAATCAGACAGTATTGAGATGCTCCCCAGACAACCTGATATTATCTTCAAGTTCAGTAAAGCTCCTATAATGTCAAACTTTTCCCACGAGTGATTCTAAAGCGGTTCTGTATGCGGCCAACCTTTGTTTTTCATAAAACTCCCACAGCCTGAGTGGGCGTGAGATGGAGGATGAAAGATTGGACACAATAATATAGTGTGAAGTGGGATGTGTTTGCGGGGAAAAGCATGTTGTCAGCTTAAACAAAGAAACTAAAGGTAAACAAATCGGTAACACTTCAcagtaaggttcattagttaacatgaactaagaataaacatcagcatttattaatcttagttcatgttcatttcagcatttactaatgcattattaaaatcacaagttgtgtttgttttattagttAATAGTTATTAAACAGTTGCttatacaaatatgtgaccctggtgttaagtagcatgggtgtatttgtagcaatagccaaaaatacattgtatgggtcaaaatgattttttcttttatgtcaaaaatcattaggatagtaagtaaagatcatgtttcattaaatgaaatgaaataaaataaaataaaaacaagtaacTGTAAAAATAGCTCAAATGGatcgtttgattttttttttaatttttattttgaacCCCGTTTATCTGAAAACAACCAGAAATTTTCAtagttcaaaaaataaaataaaataaaataaaatataaaaattaaccaaaaaattaaaatagaatcaCAATATTTTATTTCCACCATTTGAAAATTCTATATTAACAAATGACTAAAGCTGATGAcctgttttattattttcttttcaaatTAAAATCACTCCAAACCATTTACAAATTCTACAAAATTATATGAAGTAAGTTTAGATAACATTCAGTGGAGGTAACAAAAGACTTAAGCTGATGAActgttatttcattttaattaattaagtaattaattattttattttacttcattttactttttaaattaaaatcactccaaactatttaaataaatcagCTAAATTACATGAAATAAGATTAATGACATTCAGTGGACGACTTAAGCTGatgatctttttttaattttatttaattttattttttaaattaaaatcacTCCAAACCATGtacaaattttacaaaactatGTGAATTAATTCAGTGGAGGTAGCAAATGACTTAAGCTGATGGtctgttattttgctttattttaattaattaagtaattatttattttattttactttttaaattaaaatcatttcaaactattaaaaaaaatctgcaaaattacGTGAAATAAGATTAATGATATTCAGTAAAGGTAACAAACTACTTAAGCTGatgatctgttttattttattttatttattattatttttttaattaaattctacaaaaaaatgtgaaataagttTGGATGACATTCAGGTAATAAACGACTTAAGCTGATGAcctgttattttgttttattttaattaattaagtaattatttattttattttattttactttatttttaaaattaaaatcatttcaaactattaaaaaatctgcaaaattacGTGAAATAAGATTAATGGCATTCATTGGAGGTAACAAACGACTtatgatctgttttttttttttttttattattctaaacttatttcacataattttgcagatttttaaaaacagtttaatGACATTCAGTGGAGGTAACAAACAACTTATGCTGATgacctgttattttattttatttaattaagtaaataattattttattttactttattttttatttttttaatgaaaatcactccaaactattttaaaaaatcagCAAAATTACATGAAATAAGTGTAATGACATTCAGTGGAGGTAACAAATGACTTAAGCTGATGACCtggttttataaattattattacttttttattcaaATCAATCCAAACCATGTAAAAATTCTACAAAACTCTGTGAAATAAGTTTGGATGACATTCAGTGGAGGTAACAAACAACTTAAGCTGATGAcacgttttttttgtttgtttttttaagatattttgtgaattttgtactgtaaatattttaaaatattactttattttttattagtaatatacatcgctaagaacttcatgtggacaactttaaaggcgattttctcaatatttagatttttttgcaccctcagattccagattttcaaatagttgtatgtcagccaaatattgtcctatcctaacaaaccgagtataaatctcaattttaaaaaattgacacttatttgtggtccagagtcacatataaatatatatctggcCAATAATATGTTCATTACGTGCATCTCCGTCAGAAAATAAAGCGCTGATTAAATATTAGAAAGGAACTGAATCATTTCAGTACATTTGCGTCACAAATGTCGCAAAAGCTTAAATCTGAGAACCATATTTTTCATAAACAGCATCCGCAGATGAATAGATATTAGTCAGTTTCTAAGTGTTTTATTACACTGAAAGCAAATCCTTCAAATCAGCTAGGCGTTACCTAATAAACTCGTAATTTCATCCATAAGCATACTGCTTATTAAAATCCTAAATAGATTCTGATTGAATTACCTTGCTTTAACAGCACACTTTATATAAAGTTCCGCTGAGAAATAACTTATAGAGTCTCAAAGGAAAAGCCTTTAGCCTCTAAATCATTCGTAAtgtcaaacaattaaaaaatcaTTTCGAAAAGCCCTTTTTGTTAAAGGTAATATCAAAACAGCATGCATACAATCAGTCAAATGTCATTTCCAAGAAAATGATAGGgagcttttgttgtttttttcaaaaacatttctgatCACGTAACCCAAGCTTGCGATATTTTGCAACGGCGTTCACCTGACAACACCCACAGTACTTGTATTAAACGCCACCATTGAAATGACTGAACAGGGTGTTGTTTTGAAACTCCTGCACACAATAAGTCATAATAAAGAGCGTTGAATCAGATACGCATGACACTGAGGGACTTCATCTTTGTCAGGTACTAGGTCAGTGTCTGCTATACTGTGGGATAGATGTACAGTTTGTTGTTTCGCGGACAACAGCAGGGCCGCAGGAGCACTGGACCTGGATAGAGTGTCTCAGTATAAAAGGAGACAAGTACTGAAATCAGCAGTTGGAGGTCATTCAAGGCTTGGGAGGTGAGGAATTATCACTGGTGAGTCTTCAcatattttatttcctttttccTTCTCGACATGCATGTGTAAACGGCATTAGAACATCTCGTAATAGTCATCAACTTGTACAAAAAAAGCATAAGCGACATGATCTCGTGATCAGATATTTCTTCTGCACTCTTGAACTGTATCAGGTTGCTATTGTACAGTTTTGAAGGATGCGCGCAGACATAAAGACTTCAGCGATTCATTGAGAGACTCGTTTTCATTAATTACTGGATGCTTATTTTCTTACAGCGCTGACAGGATGGCTCAGTTATTGTGGGTATTTCTTGTGCTCGCTCTAACAATTAGAGGTAAGCCGTGTGTTTCTTCATTAAAAAGTGATTTACCTCAGTTTAAAATGTGTCTAATATGAGGAGGTTGTAGATCCATTAGACAttcagcaaagaaaaaaaaaatctgtgttcTTTGTATTGGCTAGATGCATTGCCGCAAAGAATCATCGGGGGTCAAGAGGTCGTGCCTTACTCTGTCAAATACCAGGCGTCCCTTCAGGTTGACAGGAAGCATTACTGTGGAGGAACCCTCATTCAGCCACAATGGGTATTGACTGCTGCCCACTGCTGGAGACCGTATGTAGTGCAGCTCGCTTTTGAAACATTCGGTTGTTTTTACTTGCATATTTTCTATAAATTGACGGAAGTTAACTCATTCGAAATCTGTATGTTATATTGTATTTGGATGGACAGAGCCAGCGTGATTCAGGTGGTGCTGAGTGAGCACAACCTTGCAGTAGTAGAGGGATTTGAGCAAGTATATAACGTGTCAAGAGTCTACAGTCATTTCGCCTACAATCCCAGAACGTTTAACAGTGACATCATGCTTGTTAAGgtaagaaacacacacacacacacacacacacacacacacacacacacacacacacacacacacatatatatatatatatatatatatatatatataataaaaacaactaTCTCTGTGGTACAATTCAAAGACATTGTCTTATAATTAAATATTGACAAATCTGCTACAGATTTTGTGttcatttacttttttcttttttctttggtTTGTTTGGTATTATAACACTTTCTCCGGTATCCCAGTGATTGGTTTTCTTATAATGCAATTTATTGACAGGTTTTTCTTTTACCATAAAATTTACTTTGCAAAGCTGAAAAATATCCATTGAAatattaaagataaaataaatgacACAAGGCAGACATATAATAAATGAGTACCAAAGttcaatacaataataataaaatggtatatgtgtatatatacacagtgtgtgtatatatatatatatatatatatatattagtgctgtcaagcgattatataaaagtttttgtttacataatgtgtgtgtatattgtgtatatttattatgtatatattaaaattacataCTTTACACGTATATATTTGTTCATATAtatgatattatatataaatattttaatatataaacatatttttaaatctatacatgcatatatacacagtacacaagcatattatgtaaacaaaacatttaatttacGATTAACGGCACTAAAATACATGTAAAGACAGACAGACGTTTCTGGGGGTAAAAGAACACATTTTTTGGCAGTATTTCCCTAGttaaattcgcattccaggggctaaatattacgatattggggtcgcttcaacctacGGACAAAGTAGCTCAATTTTAACGTGTTTGTAGAATTCTGTAATGTTCCTCCTGGAAACAAAGGTGCAGTGACACCAAACCGCCTCATGGAAAAAAGCCATTGTGTTtacaaccatagactgtaaaaaagattgACGACGTGTCTCCGCTTCATTCCAccatagaaaagtgaagccaatacatctcaatatggccgctgccatcttgggggaaattacaTCATTTGGAGctagagtctgcacagtagatttgtttggagccagagtctgcgcagtagatttgtttggagccagagtctgcgcagtagatttgtttggagccagagtctgcgcagtagtgtcgtgaggcggagccgtgGTATCAATGATCATGACACCACACcacgtttttatagcatcaaataactaccttAAAGTGAATTGGGCTTCAACGCTGTTAACCAGAGTgatcaaaattaaaattatacattaaagCAACGTGGTCAAACACAACAACAAAGTACAGTATCAAGCAGCAAacaactgttttgtacagctaaaaatagctggatgcggatgggaccggaagccagacccataaaatgtacaaactcttacgggaagaaaaaggtggataaagcaATGTTTAATCTTTGTATGATGTAGAAAAATATCACCTTTCCAGAAATCAATGAATGTGCCCCAGCAGGTTTTACTGGATTTATTCTAtcagttattttataaaaacttcTTTTGCTTTGTTTTCAATGTCAAATGTATGTACTCTGTCCCGAGCCTTAAGCCAGTTCAAGTCTTTCAAGACATTGCTCTTTGAGTTTGAGCAGCAGACCTCTCAACTTCTTAACCAATGGCAGACATGGAGAGTGTATATGGAAACCTATTTGGAAACTGTCATTATTTTCAAGGTTTCATCAGAAATTACACCCAGCATGTGAAGACTGTAGGCCTGTGTTTATTCTTTCCTCCAGCTCAGTGTTCCAGCCCAGATTAATGCTTACGTTCAGCCGGCCCCACTGCCAACCTTGGACACTCCTGAATTGGTTGGAAGAACCAGCTGCACTGTGAGCGGATGGGGAGTGACGCGAATATACAGCTTCTATCTGTCACCGAGTCTTCGTGCCGTGGATGTGGAGATCATGAGCTACTGCCAATACTACTACTACTCCAGGGTCAATGAAAACATGGTCTGTGCGGGCTCTCGCTTCGGGGGAAAAGACGCCTGCCAGGTAATCAGAGGTTTATGTGCAAATGAGAACTTCCTGAACA
This window encodes:
- the LOC141291066 gene encoding trypsin I-P1, which produces MAQLLWVFLVLALTIRDALPQRIIGGQEVVPYSVKYQASLQVDRKHYCGGTLIQPQWVLTAAHCWRPASVIQVVLSEHNLAVVEGFEQVYNVSRVYSHFAYNPRTFNSDIMLVKLSVPAQINAYVQPAPLPTLDTPELVGRTSCTVSGWGVTRIYSFYLSPSLRAVDVEIMSYCQYYYYSRVNENMVCAGSRFGGKDACQGDSGGPLICDGNLEGIVSWGIGCALPYYPGVYTKVRNFNRWIDWIINTE